From the Paludibacterium paludis genome, one window contains:
- a CDS encoding ATP phosphoribosyltransferase regulatory subunit, giving the protein MPRKERLFIPGLPQLIYLRGNNGETLFADEEDYRFFLSCLKKASQDYHQALHAFALQEARIHLLLTSPDKTSLSRFMQHVGRCYVPYFNRKYQRTGALLEGRYHSCIVEPSTYFLICQKYVETRPSAVSAHDYPWSSARANAGFEALDFVRPHDTLAGLGRTDDERRVRYRQFLASPLSGSFTSRIEECLQQNCVLGTLQFCRELEGNIHQSVRPRHSGRPRKHYPNRLSHWFRLEQEAQACLTGYAYQEIRLPLIDASAPSDMPVSPSLRSEGTMACLRAIARQDRMHDTARLWYQGPMFRTHHMASQGIEQFHQIGAEAFGHEGIEIELEQLLIQYDLIRQLKLAHLMELHITTLGSEQEIGQYREALKGHFSPFRIVLDEAQRKDLDSSPERLLRTPPPMLAELVAAAPAAASFLSEATRARFDTLTRALEQAGIPFTHTPGLFPDRACYAHTFYEWQTAHLDEHNVVCCGGRYDGLAREVAGYALPAVGFAFMVEPLVQLAETSRAALTGGEHAVDISILADSALTPQAMQLGHRIRDSYPHLAVFNDFSGVRMVSRLARARRRGSRFVIVLRADEPGRIELTDSETRSRILCDAGEVMSRLQRWFN; this is encoded by the coding sequence ATGCCCCGCAAAGAACGCCTGTTCATTCCCGGCCTGCCGCAACTGATTTACCTGCGCGGCAACAATGGCGAAACCCTGTTCGCCGACGAGGAGGACTACCGGTTTTTTCTGTCCTGCCTGAAAAAGGCCAGCCAGGACTATCACCAGGCCCTGCACGCCTTCGCCTTGCAAGAAGCGCGCATCCACCTGCTGCTGACCTCGCCGGACAAAACCTCGCTGTCGCGCTTCATGCAGCATGTGGGGCGCTGCTACGTACCGTATTTCAACCGCAAGTACCAAAGAACCGGGGCGTTGCTGGAAGGCCGTTACCACAGTTGCATCGTCGAACCGTCGACTTACTTCCTGATTTGTCAGAAATACGTCGAAACGCGGCCCTCCGCGGTCTCCGCCCACGATTACCCCTGGAGCAGCGCCCGCGCGAACGCGGGTTTCGAGGCCCTGGACTTCGTGCGGCCACATGACACACTGGCCGGCCTTGGCCGCACGGACGACGAGCGCCGCGTCCGTTACCGGCAGTTTCTCGCCTCGCCCTTGAGCGGCTCGTTCACCAGCCGCATCGAAGAGTGCCTGCAGCAGAACTGCGTGCTCGGCACCCTGCAGTTTTGCCGCGAGCTGGAGGGAAACATTCATCAATCGGTCAGGCCCCGCCATTCGGGCCGGCCGCGCAAGCATTATCCTAACCGCCTGTCGCACTGGTTCCGCCTGGAACAGGAGGCCCAGGCCTGCCTGACCGGTTACGCCTACCAGGAAATCCGTCTGCCGCTGATCGACGCGAGCGCGCCCTCCGACATGCCGGTCTCGCCCTCCCTTCGCTCGGAAGGCACCATGGCCTGCCTGCGCGCGATCGCGCGCCAGGACAGGATGCATGATACGGCGCGGCTGTGGTACCAGGGACCGATGTTCCGCACTCACCACATGGCCTCCCAGGGCATCGAGCAGTTTCACCAGATCGGCGCGGAGGCCTTCGGCCACGAAGGCATCGAAATCGAACTGGAGCAGTTGCTGATCCAGTACGATCTGATCCGGCAACTGAAACTCGCGCATCTGATGGAGTTGCACATCACCACGCTGGGCAGCGAACAGGAGATCGGGCAGTACCGCGAAGCGCTGAAGGGGCATTTTTCGCCATTTCGCATCGTACTCGACGAAGCGCAGCGCAAGGATCTGGACAGCAGTCCGGAACGGCTGCTGCGGACGCCGCCGCCGATGCTGGCCGAATTGGTCGCCGCCGCTCCGGCCGCCGCGAGCTTCCTCTCCGAAGCGACACGGGCGCGCTTTGACACCCTGACCCGGGCTCTCGAACAGGCGGGGATTCCGTTCACGCACACTCCGGGCCTGTTCCCGGACCGCGCCTGTTACGCACACACCTTCTACGAATGGCAGACCGCCCATCTGGACGAGCACAATGTGGTGTGCTGCGGCGGCCGCTACGACGGTCTCGCGCGCGAGGTCGCCGGTTATGCGCTGCCGGCGGTCGGTTTCGCCTTCATGGTCGAACCGCTGGTCCAGCTCGCGGAAACGAGCCGCGCGGCCCTGACCGGCGGGGAACACGCCGTGGACATTTCCATCCTGGCCGACTCGGCCCTGACGCCCCAGGCGATGCAGCTTGGCCACCGCATCCGCGACAGCTACCCCCATCTGGCGGTGTTCAATGACTTTTCCGGGGTGCGTATGGTCAGCCGCCTCGCGCGGGCCCGCCGGCGCGGCTCGCGCTTCGTGATCGTGCTGCGCGCCGACGAACCGGGCCGGATCGAACTGACCGACAGCGAAACCCGTTCCCGGATCCTGTGCGATGCCGGCGAGGTGATGAGCCGCCTGCAGCGCTGGTTCAACTGA
- a CDS encoding recombination-associated protein RdgC: MWFRQLTFYRLSGDTLPDAAQLADALEKKPFHPCGGLDWFTEGWVPPAKHLASPVFPAQGGCLAVLLRREDKVLPAGVIRDQLDSRVSEIEAQEMRNVGRKEKLALKEQITDDLLPRAFVRSQRLSAYLDTRRRWMMVDSGTASRAEALVSQLREALPPFPAALPRTALSPHAAMTAWLADGAAPDGFELDADCELKDSSENGAVVRCSRIDLTAEEIRQHIATGKVVTRLGLIWRERIRFMLTDTLQLKRIQFLDVLQEEASHAGDDIASLYEATFTLMSGELGELVDELVEALGGLEDSQLGTVASHAAPLAASPAPSVPADGDADVPWDD, translated from the coding sequence ATGTGGTTTAGGCAACTAACTTTTTATCGGCTGAGCGGGGATACCCTGCCCGACGCGGCGCAACTGGCTGATGCGCTTGAGAAAAAACCCTTTCACCCGTGCGGCGGGCTCGACTGGTTCACCGAAGGCTGGGTTCCGCCCGCCAAGCACCTGGCAAGTCCGGTGTTTCCCGCACAGGGCGGCTGCCTTGCCGTGCTGCTGCGGCGCGAGGACAAAGTGCTGCCCGCGGGCGTGATCCGCGACCAGCTCGACAGCCGGGTCTCCGAAATCGAGGCGCAGGAGATGCGCAACGTCGGACGCAAGGAAAAGCTCGCGCTCAAGGAACAGATCACCGACGATCTGTTGCCGCGCGCCTTCGTGCGCTCGCAGCGCCTGTCCGCCTATCTGGACACGCGCCGGCGCTGGATGATGGTCGACAGCGGCACCGCCTCGCGCGCCGAGGCGCTGGTCAGCCAGTTGCGCGAAGCGCTGCCGCCCTTCCCCGCCGCGCTGCCGCGCACCGCGCTGTCGCCGCACGCGGCGATGACGGCATGGCTCGCCGACGGAGCGGCCCCGGACGGCTTCGAGCTGGATGCGGATTGCGAACTGAAGGACAGCTCGGAAAACGGCGCGGTGGTGCGTTGCTCGCGCATCGACCTGACCGCGGAGGAAATCCGCCAGCACATCGCCACCGGCAAGGTGGTGACCCGCCTCGGGCTGATCTGGCGCGAACGGATCCGCTTCATGCTGACCGACACCCTGCAACTGAAACGCATCCAGTTCCTGGACGTTCTGCAGGAAGAGGCGAGCCACGCCGGCGACGACATCGCCAGCCTCTACGAAGCCACCTTCACGCTAATGAGCGGCGAACTTGGCGAGCTCGTCGACGAACTCGTCGAGGCGCTGGGCGGTCTGGAGGACTCCCAGCTTGGCACGGTGGCCAGCCACGCGGCGCCGCTCGCGGCCAGTCCGGCGCCGTCCGTTCCAGCAGACGGCGACGCGGACGTGCCCTGGGACGATTAA
- a CDS encoding amino acid permease: protein MGSGVFMLPTNLAGVGSISTYGWIVTIIGVIALALVFAKSSLLTPRAGGIVAYANDAFGPFVGFQSTMCYWISAWIGNVALLVAGVGYLSYFFPALHNPMYGCLAAIAILWAFVVLGSFGAKVAGSAQSFTASCMLVVVLGVGLVGWFWFKPQLFLEVYNATGKSDGNAIMSAASLALWGFLGVESAVVSSGQVKDPERTVPRATVFGLLIASACYVSSSTVIMGIVPHKVLVGSSAPFADAARYMFGPMAGNIASALSIIACFGSISGWLILQSEAPRAGAKAGLFPEFFAHVNKNDVPMKSLVFTGVLMTLVLAMTASPNLADQFKIIILMSVFASLMPYMYALIALPVIMISKKINRGPTFMFYTVLVVIGMAYSMFALLGSGADSLYWGTLMMVLTIPMYSYVAHKKAKKGGEILFATADESI from the coding sequence ATGGGGTCGGGAGTCTTTATGCTTCCGACGAATTTGGCCGGCGTGGGATCCATTTCCACCTACGGTTGGATCGTGACGATTATCGGGGTAATCGCCCTGGCTCTGGTTTTCGCCAAGAGCAGTCTTTTGACGCCACGGGCCGGCGGTATTGTCGCCTACGCCAATGATGCATTCGGACCGTTCGTCGGCTTCCAGTCGACGATGTGCTACTGGATCAGCGCCTGGATCGGCAACGTGGCCCTGCTGGTCGCCGGCGTCGGTTACCTGAGCTACTTCTTCCCCGCCCTGCACAACCCGATGTACGGCTGCCTCGCCGCCATCGCCATCCTGTGGGCTTTCGTCGTGCTGGGCAGTTTCGGCGCCAAGGTCGCGGGTTCCGCCCAGTCCTTCACCGCGAGCTGCATGCTGGTCGTGGTGCTGGGTGTCGGCCTGGTCGGCTGGTTCTGGTTCAAGCCGCAGCTGTTCCTCGAAGTCTATAACGCCACCGGCAAGAGCGACGGCAACGCCATCATGTCGGCCGCTTCGCTGGCGCTGTGGGGTTTCCTGGGCGTCGAGTCCGCCGTGGTGTCCTCCGGACAGGTCAAGGATCCGGAACGCACCGTGCCCCGCGCCACCGTGTTCGGCCTCTTGATCGCCTCGGCCTGCTATGTATCGAGCTCCACCGTGATCATGGGCATTGTGCCGCACAAGGTGCTGGTCGGCTCCTCCGCGCCGTTCGCCGACGCCGCCCGCTACATGTTCGGCCCGATGGCCGGCAACATCGCCTCGGCGCTCAGCATCATCGCCTGCTTCGGTTCGATTTCCGGCTGGCTGATCCTGCAATCCGAAGCGCCGCGCGCCGGTGCCAAGGCCGGTCTGTTCCCGGAATTCTTCGCTCACGTCAACAAGAACGACGTGCCGATGAAGAGCCTGGTGTTCACGGGCGTGCTGATGACGCTGGTATTGGCGATGACCGCCTCTCCGAATCTGGCCGATCAGTTCAAGATCATCATCCTGATGTCGGTGTTCGCGTCGCTGATGCCTTATATGTACGCGCTGATCGCCCTGCCGGTGATCATGATCTCCAAGAAGATCAACCGCGGCCCGACCTTCATGTTCTACACCGTGCTGGTCGTGATCGGCATGGCCTACAGCATGTTCGCCCTGCTCGGTTCGGGCGCCGACTCCCTGTACTGGGGCACCTTGATGATGGTGCTCACTATTCCGATGTACTCCTATGTGGCTCATAAAAAAGCCAAAAAAGGCGGCGAGATTCTGTTCGCCACCGCAGACGAATCGATTTGA
- a CDS encoding TMEM165/GDT1 family protein: MEAFLISTGIVALAEIGDKTQLLAFILAAKFRKPLPIILGILAATLVNHACAGALGAWITSLLGPQTLRWVLGISFLAMAAWTLIPDTFEESEARFARLGVFGTTLIAFFVAEMGDKTQIATVALAAQYHSIVAVVAGTTLGMMIANIPAVLLGERIANRVPVRLVHGIAAAIFAVLGAVTLAGVRFGF, translated from the coding sequence GTGGAAGCATTCCTCATCTCGACGGGCATCGTGGCCCTCGCCGAAATCGGCGATAAAACCCAGCTTCTGGCGTTCATCCTCGCCGCGAAATTCCGCAAACCCCTTCCCATCATTCTGGGCATCCTCGCCGCGACCCTGGTCAACCACGCCTGTGCCGGCGCACTGGGCGCCTGGATCACCTCGCTGCTCGGTCCCCAGACCCTGCGCTGGGTACTGGGCATCTCCTTTCTCGCCATGGCCGCCTGGACCCTGATACCCGACACCTTCGAGGAAAGCGAGGCCCGTTTCGCGCGACTTGGCGTGTTCGGCACCACCCTGATCGCTTTCTTTGTCGCGGAAATGGGCGACAAGACGCAAATCGCCACCGTCGCGCTCGCCGCGCAATACCATTCCATCGTCGCCGTGGTGGCCGGCACCACCCTCGGCATGATGATCGCCAATATCCCGGCCGTTCTTCTGGGTGAGCGCATCGCCAACCGCGTTCCGGTGCGCCTGGTGCACGGCATCGCCGCGGCCATCTTCGCGGTACTTGGCGCGGTCACGCTCGCCGGCGTCCGTTTCGGATTCTGA
- a CDS encoding porin: MKKTYLALATLVLPAVSLADVTLYGEMHGGYEYNKTYSSTLPLDADGKPVGGSGVNDWKSRIGFKGSEDLGNGLKAIWQVESSVFVDGSKNGSLGSRDTFVGLAGEGWGTLRLGRLSNYANDSMELIDPGFYSDQSVGGLAYLTRLDDRVNNAIRYDSPDWNGFRFAVLYGADERRTKRSGSTTNNQTWNVGLSYERDGFFGKYNYERWGDADKLAATKDWHRVEAGYQANDLYLVASYQQIQGYGFGSYYSGVAGTVVQVAALRDLVNNGDLTPAEAADVGKLKLKTHEVALTAGYRFGALTPYLSYAKGFDARLSGKNVNKSGYDQVVVALDYALSKRTELYSSYGRVKWKNSRLGSERSFGLGMVHRF, translated from the coding sequence ATGAAGAAAACATATCTGGCTCTGGCAACACTGGTTTTGCCTGCCGTCTCCCTGGCGGACGTTACGCTCTATGGAGAAATGCATGGCGGTTACGAATATAACAAGACATATAGCTCGACCTTGCCGCTGGATGCCGATGGCAAACCGGTAGGAGGGTCCGGGGTCAACGACTGGAAATCCCGCATCGGTTTCAAGGGCAGCGAGGATCTGGGCAACGGCCTTAAAGCCATCTGGCAAGTGGAGAGCAGTGTCTTTGTGGATGGCAGCAAGAATGGCAGCCTGGGATCCCGCGACACGTTCGTCGGTCTGGCCGGCGAGGGGTGGGGGACGCTGAGACTGGGACGTTTGTCCAATTACGCCAACGATTCGATGGAATTGATCGATCCGGGTTTTTACAGCGATCAAAGTGTCGGTGGATTGGCTTACCTGACCCGTCTGGATGACCGGGTGAACAATGCTATTCGTTACGACAGTCCCGACTGGAACGGTTTCCGCTTTGCCGTGCTCTACGGCGCGGATGAGAGGCGCACGAAGCGGAGCGGTTCGACCACCAATAACCAGACGTGGAACGTCGGTCTGAGCTACGAGCGCGATGGCTTCTTCGGCAAGTACAACTATGAGCGCTGGGGGGATGCCGACAAGCTGGCGGCCACCAAGGACTGGCATCGTGTCGAAGCGGGGTACCAGGCCAACGACCTGTATCTGGTCGCGAGTTACCAGCAGATCCAAGGCTATGGGTTCGGTAGCTACTACAGCGGGGTTGCCGGCACTGTCGTGCAAGTCGCTGCACTTCGGGACCTGGTGAACAACGGTGATCTGACCCCCGCCGAAGCCGCCGATGTCGGCAAGCTGAAGCTGAAAACCCATGAGGTGGCGCTGACGGCTGGGTATCGGTTTGGAGCCCTGACGCCCTATCTTTCTTACGCCAAAGGCTTCGATGCCAGGCTCAGTGGCAAAAACGTGAACAAGAGCGGCTACGACCAAGTCGTGGTGGCGCTCGATTATGCCTTGTCCAAGCGTACCGAGCTGTACTCCTCGTACGGCCGTGTGAAATGGAAAAACAGCAGGCTTGGCAGCGAGCGCAGTTTCGGACTCGGGATGGTGCACCGCTTTTGA
- the hisS gene encoding histidine--tRNA ligase — MSTIQSIRGMNDILPEEACRWQWLEAIVRRVTHRYGYQEIRLPILEPVALFQRAVGDATDIVAKEMYDFQDKSGDHITLRPEGTSGCVRAVIEHGLCHNRTQRLWYQGPMFRYERPQKGRFRQFHQFGVETFGMAGADIDAELILMIHDIFQALGLGGHVRLELNSLGTPDERREHRADLVAYLTARKDQLDEDSLRRLESNPLRVLDSKNPDMQALIESAPKLLDYLGDESARHFAELQGLLGEASVPFVINPRLVRGLDYYTRTVFEWTTEALGSQGTVCGGGRYDGLVELFSGKPLPASGFAFGIERLLLLIETVGTQAPVTDEPDVVVTTSSPAANVDAVLLGRQIRQAFAQLKVLNDFTGAKLARQHQRAARLGCRWVVTLNEDGSVGVWSPDEDRRVTVGRDALISTLSAWTQAR; from the coding sequence ATGAGTACGATCCAGTCCATCCGCGGAATGAATGACATCCTGCCGGAGGAAGCCTGCCGCTGGCAGTGGCTCGAAGCCATCGTCCGCCGCGTCACGCACCGTTACGGCTATCAGGAAATCCGCTTGCCCATCCTTGAACCGGTCGCGCTTTTCCAGCGGGCGGTCGGCGACGCCACCGACATCGTGGCCAAGGAAATGTACGATTTCCAGGACAAGAGCGGCGATCACATCACCCTGCGTCCGGAAGGCACCAGCGGCTGCGTGCGCGCCGTCATCGAGCACGGCCTGTGCCACAACCGCACCCAGCGCCTGTGGTACCAGGGCCCGATGTTCCGCTACGAGCGCCCCCAGAAAGGACGCTTCCGCCAGTTCCACCAGTTCGGCGTGGAAACCTTCGGCATGGCCGGCGCCGACATCGACGCCGAACTGATCCTGATGATCCACGATATTTTTCAGGCGCTGGGTCTTGGCGGCCATGTCAGGCTGGAACTCAATTCGCTGGGCACGCCCGACGAGCGCCGCGAGCACCGCGCGGATCTCGTCGCCTATCTGACCGCCCGCAAGGATCAACTGGACGAGGACAGCCTGCGCCGCCTGGAGAGCAACCCGCTACGGGTGCTGGACAGCAAAAATCCCGACATGCAGGCGCTGATCGAGTCGGCGCCGAAACTGCTCGATTACCTCGGCGACGAATCCGCCCGCCACTTCGCCGAGCTGCAAGGGCTGCTCGGCGAAGCGAGCGTGCCCTTCGTGATCAATCCGCGCCTGGTGCGCGGTCTGGACTATTACACGCGCACCGTGTTCGAATGGACCACCGAAGCGCTGGGCTCGCAAGGCACGGTATGCGGCGGCGGACGCTATGACGGGCTGGTCGAGCTGTTCAGCGGCAAACCCCTCCCCGCCTCGGGCTTCGCCTTCGGCATCGAAAGGCTGCTGCTGCTGATCGAAACCGTGGGCACGCAGGCGCCGGTGACCGACGAGCCGGATGTGGTGGTGACCACGTCCTCGCCTGCGGCCAACGTCGACGCCGTGCTGCTCGGCCGGCAGATCCGCCAGGCGTTCGCTCAGTTGAAAGTGCTCAACGACTTTACCGGCGCGAAACTCGCCCGCCAGCATCAGCGCGCGGCCCGCCTGGGCTGCCGCTGGGTCGTCACACTGAACGAAGACGGTTCGGTCGGCGTCTGGTCGCCCGATGAGGACCGGCGCGTGACGGTCGGTCGCGACGCGCTGATCTCCACGCTGAGCGCCTGGACCCAGGCCCGTTGA
- a CDS encoding MFS transporter, translated as MTLHTDPAADQPGRPLTRQDYRTLALAALGGALEFYDFIIFVFFAVVVGKLFFPPDMPDWLRQFQTFGIFAAGYLARPVGGIVMAHFGDRLGRKKMFTLSIVLMTIPTLGMGLLPTYASIGILAPLALLALRILQGAAIGGEVPGAWVFVAEHVPSRHTGYACGTLTAGLTSGILLGSLIATALNTWVDQATIAAWAWRVPFLIGGVFGLISMVLRQWLHETPVFVEMQARQALAAEVPLMAVLRRHKPAVAVSMLLTWFLSAAIVVVILMTPAYLQKQWGVAPALALQANCLAIVALTAGCVFAGRAADRWGAGATLVAGCLLLAVSSFVFYRAMAHGPALLFPLYSLAGFATGTVGAVPFVLVRAFPPEVRFSGLSFSYNVSYAVFGGLTPLGVALWLKSDALAPAHYVVSLCVLGCLVGAALLLSGRRAVSVPA; from the coding sequence ATGACATTGCATACCGATCCGGCGGCGGACCAGCCCGGCCGTCCGCTCACCCGCCAGGACTACCGTACGCTGGCGCTTGCCGCCTTGGGCGGCGCCCTGGAGTTTTACGATTTCATCATCTTCGTGTTTTTCGCCGTGGTGGTGGGCAAGCTGTTTTTTCCACCGGACATGCCCGACTGGCTGCGCCAGTTCCAGACATTCGGCATCTTTGCCGCGGGCTACCTCGCTCGTCCGGTCGGCGGTATCGTCATGGCCCATTTCGGCGACCGGCTGGGCCGCAAGAAAATGTTCACCCTGAGCATTGTCCTGATGACGATTCCCACCCTGGGCATGGGGCTGTTGCCGACCTATGCGTCGATCGGCATCCTGGCTCCCCTGGCCTTGCTGGCGTTGCGCATTCTGCAGGGGGCGGCCATCGGCGGAGAGGTGCCGGGTGCCTGGGTGTTCGTCGCCGAACATGTTCCATCGCGGCATACCGGATATGCCTGCGGCACCCTGACCGCCGGCCTGACCTCCGGCATCCTGCTCGGATCGCTGATCGCCACGGCGCTGAACACCTGGGTCGATCAGGCGACGATCGCGGCCTGGGCGTGGCGCGTGCCGTTCCTGATCGGCGGGGTGTTCGGGCTGATTTCGATGGTGCTGCGCCAGTGGCTGCACGAGACACCGGTGTTCGTGGAAATGCAGGCCCGTCAGGCGCTGGCCGCCGAGGTACCGCTGATGGCCGTGCTCAGGCGCCACAAGCCGGCTGTGGCGGTCTCCATGCTGCTGACCTGGTTCCTGTCGGCGGCGATCGTGGTGGTTATCCTGATGACACCGGCCTACCTGCAAAAGCAGTGGGGCGTTGCGCCGGCCCTGGCCCTGCAGGCCAATTGTCTGGCGATTGTCGCGCTGACAGCGGGGTGCGTGTTCGCCGGGCGGGCAGCCGATCGCTGGGGAGCCGGCGCGACGCTGGTGGCCGGATGCCTGCTGCTCGCCGTCTCTTCTTTCGTGTTTTACCGCGCCATGGCGCACGGCCCGGCGCTGCTGTTTCCCCTGTATTCGCTGGCCGGTTTCGCGACGGGGACCGTCGGCGCCGTGCCGTTCGTGCTGGTGCGGGCCTTCCCGCCCGAAGTGAGGTTCTCCGGACTGTCGTTCTCCTATAACGTGTCGTACGCGGTCTTTGGCGGACTGACGCCGCTGGGCGTGGCCTTGTGGCTCAAGAGCGATGCGCTGGCGCCGGCCCACTACGTCGTCAGCCTCTGCGTGCTCGGCTGTCTTGTCGGCGCGGCCCTGCTGCTGTCCGGGCGGCGCGCCGTTTCGGTGCCGGCCTGA
- a CDS encoding histidine decarboxylase — MPLSIENQNKLDAFWAYCVKNQYFNLGYPESADFDYGNLERFMRFSINNCGDWAEYCNYLLNSFDFEKEVMEFFADLFRIPFEDSWGYVTNGGTEGNMFGCYLARELYPDSTLFYSKDTHYSVAKIVKLLRIKSQVVESLPNGEIDYDDLMAKIKASGEEHPIIFANIGTTVLGAVDNIDTIQNRMTAAGFKRSDYYIHADAALSGMILPYVDHPQPFNFADGVDSIGVSGHKMIGTPIPCGVVVAKRSNVDKISVEIDYIAAHDKTITGSRNGHTPLFLWQAIKYYTFEEQKARIAHCLKMAEYAVARFNKNGIDAWRNDNSITVVFPCPSEEVWKKHCLATSRGYAHLITTAHHLDTDKIDALIEDVAADRNRRSKAA; from the coding sequence ATGCCACTCTCCATCGAAAATCAAAACAAACTGGATGCTTTCTGGGCGTATTGCGTAAAAAACCAGTATTTCAATCTGGGATATCCGGAATCGGCCGACTTCGATTATGGCAACCTGGAACGTTTCATGCGTTTCTCCATTAATAACTGTGGAGACTGGGCCGAATATTGCAACTACCTGCTCAATTCCTTCGATTTCGAAAAAGAAGTCATGGAGTTTTTCGCGGACCTTTTCCGGATTCCGTTCGAGGACAGCTGGGGCTATGTGACCAACGGCGGCACCGAGGGCAATATGTTCGGCTGCTATCTGGCCCGTGAACTGTACCCGGACAGCACCCTGTTCTACTCCAAGGACACGCACTACTCGGTCGCCAAGATCGTCAAGCTCCTGCGCATCAAGTCCCAGGTTGTGGAATCGCTGCCCAACGGCGAAATCGACTACGACGACCTGATGGCCAAGATCAAGGCCAGCGGCGAAGAGCATCCGATCATTTTCGCGAATATCGGCACCACCGTTCTTGGCGCGGTCGACAATATCGACACCATTCAGAACCGCATGACCGCCGCCGGGTTCAAGCGCAGCGATTACTATATTCATGCCGACGCCGCGCTCTCCGGGATGATCCTGCCCTATGTCGACCATCCGCAGCCGTTCAACTTCGCCGACGGCGTCGACTCGATCGGCGTATCGGGTCACAAGATGATCGGCACGCCGATTCCGTGCGGCGTGGTGGTCGCCAAGCGCAGCAACGTCGACAAGATTTCCGTGGAAATCGACTACATCGCCGCCCACGACAAGACCATCACCGGTTCGCGCAACGGCCACACCCCGCTGTTCCTGTGGCAGGCCATCAAGTACTACACCTTCGAAGAGCAGAAGGCGCGCATCGCCCACTGCCTGAAGATGGCCGAGTACGCGGTGGCCCGCTTCAACAAGAACGGCATCGACGCATGGCGCAACGACAACTCCATCACGGTGGTCTTCCCCTGCCCGTCCGAAGAGGTCTGGAAGAAGCACTGCCTGGCCACCTCGCGCGGCTATGCGCACCTGATCACCACGGCGCACCATCTTGACACCGACAAGATCGATGCGCTGATCGAGGATGTGGCCGCCGACAGGAACCGCCGATCGAAAGCGGCCTGA